One genomic segment of Rhizobium viscosum includes these proteins:
- a CDS encoding TetR/AcrR family transcriptional regulator, with translation MRVSREKFAENREKILTAASMLFRENGFDGVGVADIMKAAGLTHGGFYGHFESKDDLALEVSRKLIERVEERWRELIAAEPDKPLQALLDHYIHWRTVDDPGRSCVFASLIQEVSRSEGAVRATFSEGLAALVDVLKEVVPGATEEERRANATSTLSSMMGAVILARAVEDRALAEQFLVTMRRKLDPAQ, from the coding sequence ATGCGGGTCAGCCGCGAGAAATTTGCAGAAAACCGCGAGAAGATCCTGACGGCAGCCAGCATGCTCTTCCGCGAGAATGGGTTCGACGGCGTCGGCGTCGCCGACATCATGAAGGCTGCTGGTCTTACGCATGGCGGGTTCTACGGCCATTTCGAATCGAAGGATGACCTTGCGCTGGAGGTCAGCCGCAAGCTGATCGAGCGGGTGGAAGAACGCTGGCGTGAGCTGATCGCCGCTGAACCAGACAAGCCGCTTCAGGCGCTGCTCGATCACTATATCCATTGGCGCACGGTCGACGATCCCGGAAGAAGCTGCGTGTTCGCCTCACTGATCCAGGAAGTCAGCCGCAGCGAAGGTGCGGTTCGTGCGACCTTCAGCGAGGGGCTGGCCGCGCTGGTTGATGTGCTGAAGGAGGTAGTGCCGGGTGCGACGGAGGAAGAGCGCCGCGCCAATGCGACGTCGACGCTTTCATCGATGATGGGGGCCGTCATCCTTGCCCGCGCGGTCGAGGATCGGGCGCTCGCAGAGCAGTTTCTGGTCACGATGCGCCGCAAGCTCGACCCGGCGCAATAA